One Egicoccus halophilus genomic region harbors:
- a CDS encoding M14 family zinc carboxypeptidase: MARKRVRRAVVGMLSTGILATLVVPTIAQNPSDEVVAGAREVEYPEIVEVSAPDRETLSELGSLGVDVGEEVFDLDDGSVMVHAILTSDQKTKLRGKGVTIGDTVVTEAEAVALQEEFAAMTAELTAAEAEAEESGDELRVQRAQWYEDPNQGRFLEVEVWTATGSVSASVTVNVAFDAGAGTEIGGPGTQSFNLSRFVDAGQYMFHRANSPVLITTAAAPTRMRVTTTLAGQVIGTREVAVTETLTGVDRTGPGAPVDASDTYQTSFIDKYLDATESTERIEALAAQFPRLAEIVEFPHPSNGYRRPAMALLDPAGPRVNVASGPAAGDYAYAAASYGPSVPASGVPAADAAFADARGTGEFPATDGCGPYSPGFPSGAIALVDRGNCNFSVKTIHAQNAGASAVVIVNNVAGAPTAPGGTAEPGTTVPTVMIAQADGATIRGALAASTGRVLPGAAVNNNARVGVESRAYGHEGGNDLTIRAVDPGAPNSPLTVTVSGDHIEIGLATNAAGTRNSTAVQVRDAINAHPQASQLVWAYRYRNQAGTGVVAPTPRIALSDYLAAPDSVSRDPFTIKALRIGRHRDGSRVGVFAYAQEHAREWATPLVAVETAERLLRNYTNDDNTRRLVDDLDIFIVPSINPDGTHYSMHDFTLQRRNLARYCGEGQNNDLLARNTWGVDLNRNFSVGSLFDGYAGASTSCTSDTFAGPSELSEPEARNEVWLTENHPNIKFSMNIHSHGGYFMWAPGAYKSAGRESLPRPSYGTERFFYEASSHILDRIKEHRGTAIWDSRVGPISDVLYSAAGNSGDEHFYNRGIFAWSFEVGASRRNAANTGWVTIGNGFTPPFEEGYEQAMEFSNGLIGMLEVARMYARDTVPPKSVLTPAGTSFDRPTRLTFSVDEPADVYYTLDGSRPTYDSPKLTYQGPRQTEASILVDRSTTVRWFSVDVRGNVEANYKPTGTGKNHREAKITIRP; encoded by the coding sequence ATGGCGCGCAAGCGAGTCAGGAGAGCGGTCGTCGGGATGCTCAGTACGGGCATCCTGGCGACCCTGGTGGTCCCGACGATCGCGCAGAACCCCAGCGACGAGGTGGTCGCGGGAGCACGCGAGGTCGAGTACCCGGAGATCGTCGAGGTCAGTGCACCCGACCGGGAGACCCTGAGCGAGCTCGGCTCGCTGGGCGTCGACGTCGGTGAAGAGGTGTTCGACCTCGACGACGGCAGCGTGATGGTGCACGCCATCCTCACCAGCGACCAGAAGACCAAGTTGCGTGGCAAGGGCGTCACGATCGGTGACACCGTCGTCACGGAGGCCGAGGCCGTGGCGCTGCAGGAGGAGTTCGCGGCCATGACCGCGGAGCTGACCGCGGCGGAGGCCGAGGCCGAGGAGTCGGGCGACGAACTGCGCGTCCAGCGTGCCCAGTGGTACGAGGACCCCAACCAGGGCCGCTTCCTCGAGGTGGAGGTGTGGACGGCGACGGGCAGCGTGTCCGCGTCGGTCACCGTCAATGTCGCCTTCGACGCCGGTGCGGGCACCGAGATCGGTGGGCCCGGAACCCAGAGCTTCAACCTGTCACGGTTCGTCGACGCGGGCCAGTACATGTTCCACCGCGCCAACTCCCCGGTGCTGATCACGACCGCGGCGGCGCCGACCCGTATGCGGGTGACCACGACACTGGCCGGTCAGGTCATCGGCACCCGCGAGGTGGCGGTCACCGAGACCCTGACCGGGGTGGACCGCACCGGTCCCGGGGCCCCGGTCGACGCCAGCGACACCTACCAGACCAGCTTCATCGACAAGTACCTCGACGCGACCGAGAGCACCGAACGCATCGAGGCGCTCGCGGCGCAGTTCCCGCGCCTGGCCGAGATCGTCGAGTTCCCCCACCCGTCCAACGGCTACCGGCGACCGGCGATGGCGCTGCTCGACCCGGCCGGCCCACGCGTGAACGTCGCCTCCGGCCCGGCGGCCGGCGACTACGCCTACGCCGCGGCCAGCTACGGCCCGTCCGTGCCCGCCAGCGGCGTCCCGGCGGCCGACGCCGCCTTCGCCGACGCACGCGGCACGGGCGAGTTCCCGGCCACCGACGGTTGCGGTCCCTACAGCCCCGGCTTCCCGTCCGGCGCGATCGCGCTCGTCGACCGCGGCAACTGCAACTTCTCGGTCAAGACCATCCACGCACAGAACGCCGGCGCGTCGGCGGTCGTGATCGTCAACAACGTCGCCGGCGCTCCGACCGCCCCGGGCGGGACGGCCGAACCGGGCACGACGGTCCCGACCGTGATGATCGCCCAGGCGGACGGTGCGACGATCCGCGGCGCCCTGGCGGCGTCGACCGGTCGCGTGCTGCCCGGTGCGGCGGTCAACAACAACGCCCGTGTCGGCGTCGAGTCGCGTGCCTACGGTCACGAGGGCGGCAACGACCTCACGATCCGGGCGGTCGACCCGGGAGCGCCGAACTCGCCGTTGACCGTGACGGTGAGCGGCGACCACATCGAGATCGGCCTCGCCACCAACGCGGCCGGCACCCGCAACAGCACCGCCGTGCAGGTGCGCGACGCGATCAACGCCCACCCGCAGGCGAGCCAGCTGGTGTGGGCGTACCGCTACCGCAACCAGGCCGGCACGGGTGTCGTCGCGCCGACCCCGCGGATCGCGCTCAGCGACTACCTGGCCGCGCCCGACTCGGTGTCGCGCGACCCGTTCACGATCAAGGCACTGCGCATCGGACGGCACCGCGACGGCTCCCGGGTGGGCGTGTTCGCCTACGCCCAGGAGCACGCCCGCGAGTGGGCGACCCCACTCGTGGCGGTGGAGACGGCCGAGCGGTTGCTGCGCAACTACACCAACGACGACAACACCCGCCGGCTGGTCGACGACCTCGACATCTTCATCGTCCCGTCGATCAACCCGGACGGCACCCACTACTCGATGCACGACTTCACCCTGCAGCGGCGCAACCTGGCCCGCTACTGCGGTGAGGGGCAGAACAACGACCTGCTCGCCCGCAACACGTGGGGCGTCGACCTCAACCGCAACTTCTCGGTCGGCAGCCTCTTCGACGGCTACGCCGGCGCGTCGACGAGCTGCACGAGCGACACCTTCGCCGGCCCGTCCGAGCTCTCCGAGCCCGAGGCGCGCAACGAGGTGTGGCTGACCGAGAACCATCCGAACATCAAGTTCTCGATGAACATCCACAGCCACGGCGGCTACTTCATGTGGGCCCCCGGTGCGTACAAGTCGGCCGGTCGCGAGTCGCTGCCCCGCCCGAGCTACGGCACCGAGCGGTTCTTCTACGAGGCGTCGTCGCACATCCTCGACCGCATCAAGGAGCACCGTGGGACCGCCATCTGGGACTCGCGGGTCGGCCCGATCAGCGACGTGCTGTACTCGGCGGCCGGCAACTCCGGCGACGAGCACTTCTACAACCGCGGCATCTTCGCCTGGTCGTTCGAGGTGGGCGCGTCGCGTCGCAACGCCGCGAACACCGGCTGGGTCACCATCGGCAACGGCTTCACGCCCCCGTTCGAGGAGGGCTACGAGCAGGCGATGGAGTTCTCCAACGGCCTGATCGGGATGCTCGAGGTCGCCCGGATGTACGCCCGTGACACCGTGCCACCGAAGTCGGTTCTGACCCCCGCCGGTACGAGCTTCGACCGGCCGACCCGCCTGACCTTCTCGGTCGACGAACCCGCCGACGTGTACTACACGCTCGACGGTTCGCGACCGACCTACGACTCGCCGAAGCTCACCTACCAGGGGCCCCGCCAGACCGAGGCATCGATCCTCGTCGACCGCTCGACGACCGTCCGCTGGTTCTCGGTGGACGTCCGTGGCAACGTCGAGGCGAACTACAAGCCGACCGGGACCGGCAAGAACCACCGGGAGGCGAAGATCACGATCCGCCCGTGA
- a CDS encoding Lrp/AsnC family transcriptional regulator, giving the protein MSIGYAVDVDPTGVSPVAPPVASPDAGRPGAVPDPTDRRILALLCEDGRMSVRAVAAAVGVSRASAYARIERLRACGIITGFSVQLDPARLGLTVTAHVLVTLDQQRCDDALAAFRALPEVTYCAVLAADHDVLLVVRARDIPTLREVVLRRLQDLPHVRRTRTVLVLDERTATPADLLASTRDGRAG; this is encoded by the coding sequence ATGAGCATCGGGTACGCCGTCGACGTCGACCCAACGGGCGTCTCACCGGTCGCCCCACCCGTCGCCTCGCCGGACGCCGGTCGGCCAGGCGCCGTCCCCGATCCCACCGATCGCCGCATCCTCGCCCTGCTGTGCGAGGACGGTCGCATGTCGGTGCGCGCCGTCGCCGCCGCCGTCGGGGTCTCGCGCGCCAGTGCCTACGCCCGCATCGAACGGCTGCGCGCTTGCGGCATCATCACCGGCTTCTCCGTCCAGCTCGACCCGGCGCGCCTCGGCCTGACGGTCACCGCGCACGTGCTCGTCACCCTCGACCAGCAGCGCTGCGACGACGCGCTGGCGGCCTTCCGGGCGCTGCCCGAGGTCACCTACTGCGCCGTGCTGGCCGCTGACCACGACGTCCTGCTCGTCGTCCGCGCCCGCGACATCCCCACCTTGCGCGAGGTGGTGCTGCGGCGACTGCAGGACCTGCCGCACGTGCGGCGGACCCGCACCGTCCTGGTGCTCGACGAACGCACGGCGACGCCGGCAGACCTGCTCGCCAGCACCCGGGACGGGCGGGCGGGATGA
- a CDS encoding YigZ family protein, with product MSADPLDTVAAPVRVESEVKGSRFIGDLVPVVDLAAADAAIVAARREFSDARHHCTALVIGPDGARQRSNDDGEPSGTAGAPMLAVLRGARLTDVVVVVTRYFGGTLLGTGGLARAYGGAVTDAVAAATRLRRRTVRRVAVHTRHEDAGRLEHRLRIWAGARGQVEVAPGTYDAEGARFELALLPEASDALHTLLAEDGGAVHLDELGTALRRSPVDGA from the coding sequence GTGTCCGCCGACCCACTCGACACCGTGGCGGCGCCGGTGCGGGTCGAGTCGGAGGTCAAGGGGTCCCGGTTCATCGGCGACCTCGTGCCGGTGGTCGACCTCGCGGCGGCCGACGCGGCGATCGTCGCGGCACGTCGCGAGTTCTCCGACGCGCGTCACCACTGCACGGCACTGGTGATCGGGCCCGACGGCGCGCGGCAACGGTCCAACGACGACGGTGAACCCTCGGGCACCGCCGGGGCGCCGATGCTCGCGGTCCTGCGCGGTGCCCGGCTGACCGACGTCGTGGTGGTCGTCACGCGCTACTTCGGCGGGACGTTGCTCGGAACGGGCGGTCTGGCCCGCGCCTACGGTGGCGCGGTCACCGACGCCGTGGCGGCGGCGACCCGGCTGCGGCGCCGCACCGTGCGGCGCGTTGCCGTGCACACCCGCCACGAGGACGCCGGCCGACTCGAGCACCGGTTGCGCATCTGGGCCGGGGCGCGTGGTCAGGTCGAGGTCGCGCCGGGCACCTACGACGCCGAGGGCGCTCGCTTCGAGCTGGCACTGCTGCCCGAAGCGAGCGACGCGTTGCACACGCTGTTGGCCGAGGACGGCGGTGCGGTCCACCTCGACGAGCTCGGCACCGCCCTGCGTCGGTCACCCGTCGACGGCGCGTGA
- a CDS encoding DUF2277 domain-containing protein, whose amino-acid sequence MCRSIQQLRGAQPPATDDEVRDAALQYVRKISGYRAPSAANSEAFDAAVAEIAAATRRLLDDLVVAPGSKPADPVQRRVRVARA is encoded by the coding sequence ATGTGCCGATCCATCCAGCAGCTGCGGGGCGCCCAACCGCCCGCAACCGACGACGAGGTCCGCGACGCCGCGCTGCAGTACGTGCGCAAGATCAGCGGGTACCGGGCCCCGTCGGCCGCCAACAGCGAGGCGTTCGACGCCGCCGTCGCCGAGATCGCCGCGGCGACGCGCCGGCTGCTCGACGACCTCGTCGTCGCACCGGGTTCGAAACCGGCCGACCCGGTCCAGCGCCGCGTGCGTGTCGCGCGGGCGTGA
- a CDS encoding NAD(P)/FAD-dependent oxidoreductase, whose protein sequence is MADDPYRAPGPAPAWGRVGIAARPLPPLEPLTTSTRADVCVVGLGASGLTAALHLAERGAEVVAIDAYGIAAGAAGRNGGFLLAGLARFHHDAVAAYGRARAVGLYRWTLDELDRTLADLPDDVARRVGSLRIAADDAEFADVDRMLAQLQADGLPAEPYVGPEGTGALVPSDAVMDPHARCAVLAERALAAGARLHAPTRVTDVATDGVRVTANGVRDDADVGRGDTDGRGDARRLRIAADRVVVAVDGGLEVLLPELAGRVETVRLQMLATAPEQGVTLPRPVYRRWGSDYVQQLSSGEVLLGGFRDRGRAEQGAPPVPSDDVQACLDAELRRLGVRAPVTHRWAARAAFTTDRLPVCDEVRPGVFAVGGYSGHGNLIGTACARLAADAALDGGRPELPV, encoded by the coding sequence ATGGCCGACGACCCGTACCGCGCGCCCGGACCCGCACCCGCCTGGGGGCGGGTCGGGATCGCCGCGCGTCCGCTGCCACCTCTCGAACCGCTCACCACGTCGACCCGTGCTGACGTGTGCGTCGTCGGCCTCGGAGCCTCGGGGCTCACCGCCGCGCTGCACCTGGCGGAGCGCGGCGCCGAGGTGGTCGCGATCGACGCGTACGGGATCGCGGCCGGTGCCGCTGGACGCAACGGCGGCTTCCTGCTCGCCGGGCTGGCCCGTTTCCACCACGACGCCGTCGCCGCCTACGGACGTGCACGTGCGGTGGGGCTCTACCGCTGGACGCTCGACGAGCTCGACCGGACGCTGGCCGACCTTCCCGACGACGTCGCCCGCCGGGTCGGGAGCCTGCGCATCGCGGCCGACGACGCCGAGTTCGCCGACGTCGATCGGATGCTCGCGCAGCTGCAGGCGGACGGGCTGCCGGCCGAACCCTATGTGGGACCCGAGGGGACCGGCGCACTGGTGCCCAGCGATGCGGTCATGGACCCGCACGCCCGTTGCGCCGTCCTCGCCGAGCGGGCACTCGCGGCCGGCGCCCGTCTGCACGCGCCGACGCGCGTGACCGACGTCGCCACCGACGGCGTCCGGGTCACCGCCAACGGGGTGCGGGACGACGCCGACGTCGGGCGGGGCGACACCGACGGGCGGGGCGACGCCCGGCGGCTGCGGATCGCGGCGGACCGCGTCGTCGTCGCCGTCGACGGCGGACTCGAGGTGTTGCTGCCCGAGCTCGCCGGGCGTGTCGAGACGGTGCGCCTGCAGATGCTGGCGACCGCACCGGAGCAGGGGGTGACGCTGCCGCGGCCCGTCTATCGTCGCTGGGGTTCCGACTACGTGCAGCAACTGTCCTCGGGGGAGGTGCTGCTCGGCGGGTTCCGCGACCGCGGGCGCGCCGAGCAGGGAGCGCCACCGGTCCCGTCCGACGACGTGCAGGCGTGCCTGGACGCCGAACTGCGTCGGCTGGGCGTTCGCGCCCCGGTGACCCACCGGTGGGCGGCACGGGCGGCGTTCACGACCGATCGGCTCCCCGTGTGCGACGAGGTCCGGCCCGGGGTGTTCGCCGTCGGTGGCTACAGCGGCCACGGCAACCTGATCGGCACCGCCTGTGCCCGCCTGGCCGCGGACGCGGCCCTCGACGGCGGACGACCGGAGCTGCCGGTGTAG
- a CDS encoding HNH endonuclease signature motif containing protein, translating into MRLLLRAELDTLCDRRQTPAQLLTRLAGGRMTLTATAARRLIDERGAELRTIVLDTTGNVVGVGRRTRIPPGWLTDAVLAVHDTCTEPGCNIAATACDLDHATPWHPTRPDHPPGTTDIDNLAPLCRTANRTKEPDGWSATQTPDGTRRWHHPRTRLTIDTLPATTRLRVPPPDDLTLADPAPHDRSTAAPDGHDPPTSPPLVGSTRLVHPGEQPDQPARSDPAPTGSDPPLPF; encoded by the coding sequence GTGCGGCTGCTGCTGCGTGCCGAACTCGACACCCTGTGCGACCGCCGACAGACCCCGGCACAACTGTTGACCCGGCTCGCCGGTGGGCGCATGACCCTCACCGCCACCGCCGCACGCCGGCTGATCGACGAACGCGGCGCAGAGCTGCGCACCATCGTCCTCGACACCACCGGCAACGTCGTCGGCGTCGGACGCCGTACCCGGATCCCGCCCGGCTGGCTCACCGACGCCGTCCTCGCGGTCCACGACACCTGCACCGAACCCGGCTGCAACATCGCCGCCACCGCCTGCGACCTCGACCACGCCACCCCCTGGCACCCCACCCGACCCGACCACCCGCCCGGGACCACCGACATCGACAACCTCGCCCCGCTGTGCCGCACCGCCAACCGCACCAAGGAACCCGACGGCTGGAGCGCCACCCAGACCCCCGACGGCACCCGCCGCTGGCACCACCCCCGCACCCGCCTCACCATCGACACCCTCCCCGCCACCACCCGCCTGCGCGTCCCGCCACCAGATGACCTGACACTGGCCGACCCGGCACCACACGACCGCAGCACGGCCGCCCCCGACGGCCACGACCCACCGACGTCACCGCCCCTCGTCGGCTCGACCCGGCTCGTCCACCCCGGCGAACAACCCGACCAACCCGCCCGCAGTGACCCTGCGCCGACCGGCAGTGACCCGCCCCTGCCCTTCTGA
- a CDS encoding Ku protein: protein MARPTWSGSISFGLVSVPVQLFTAVRTHSVRFTQLHKDTGNRVRNKRVDETTGDEVAYGDIVKGYEVADGQYVVVDPDELDELDPEASRLIDIEDFVELQQIDPVYYDRAYYLMPSGDAAAKPYKLLAEAMEQAGKVAVARFVMRNKEYLAAVRARDGLLVLSTMHYADEVADPADLEATDTLEQVEVAPRELAMAEQLIDSLVTDFDPERYHDEYQQRVTSFLEAKAEGQELEVTPPERDTGGVIDLMAALEQSLESAKRDRGGEGTGSSRGRDYGAMTKDELYDLAQERDLPGRSSMSKEELVEALGTSDASSKAS from the coding sequence ATGGCACGACCGACGTGGAGCGGCTCCATCAGTTTCGGGCTGGTGAGCGTGCCGGTCCAACTGTTCACGGCCGTGCGCACGCACTCGGTGCGCTTCACCCAGCTGCACAAGGACACGGGCAACCGGGTGCGCAACAAGCGGGTCGACGAGACCACCGGCGACGAGGTCGCCTACGGCGACATCGTCAAGGGCTACGAGGTCGCCGACGGCCAGTACGTGGTGGTCGACCCCGACGAGCTCGACGAGCTCGACCCCGAGGCCTCCCGCCTGATCGACATCGAGGACTTCGTCGAGCTCCAGCAGATCGACCCGGTCTACTACGACCGCGCCTACTACCTGATGCCGTCGGGCGACGCGGCCGCCAAGCCCTACAAGCTGCTCGCCGAGGCCATGGAACAGGCCGGCAAGGTGGCCGTCGCCCGGTTCGTGATGCGCAACAAGGAGTACCTCGCCGCCGTGCGTGCCCGGGACGGACTGTTGGTGCTCTCGACGATGCACTACGCCGACGAGGTCGCCGATCCCGCCGACCTCGAGGCGACCGACACGCTCGAACAGGTCGAGGTGGCACCTCGGGAACTCGCCATGGCCGAGCAGCTCATCGACTCGCTGGTCACCGACTTCGACCCGGAGCGCTACCACGACGAGTACCAGCAGCGGGTGACCAGCTTCCTCGAGGCGAAGGCCGAGGGGCAGGAACTCGAGGTCACGCCACCCGAGCGGGACACCGGCGGCGTCATCGACCTGATGGCGGCGCTCGAACAGAGTCTGGAGTCGGCCAAGCGGGACCGGGGCGGCGAGGGCACGGGCAGCTCCCGGGGCCGCGACTACGGTGCCATGACCAAGGACGAGCTCTACGACCTGGCGCAGGAACGCGACCTGCCGGGTCGCTCGTCGATGAGCAAGGAGGAGCTCGTCGAGGCCCTGGGCACGTCGGACGCCTCCTCCAAGGCCAGCTGA
- a CDS encoding sigma-70 family RNA polymerase sigma factor: MSTLTVLPEDAVAAFEPFRRELTGYCYRMLGSGADADDAVQETLVRAWRAYDRFEGRASVRTWLYRIATNVCLDQVRGRKRRARPMDLGPSTTVAAAELIERDAATWVEPVPDGAVLPTAGDPAELAVARETVRLAFVAALQHLPPRQRAVLLLREVLQWHADEVAQLLDTTVASVNSALQRARATLANRTPAETDPLRPDDPAQRELLARYVDAFERYDMDALAALLREDAIQNMPPYDLWLQGRDQLVAWMVSPGPDECRGSRLLAVEANGMPAFAQYRPDPGGGHRAWALQVLEIVDGRILAFNSFLDVERLFPRFGLPLLRNFGAVHRGL; this comes from the coding sequence ATGTCCACACTCACCGTCCTGCCGGAGGACGCCGTCGCCGCGTTCGAGCCGTTCCGACGGGAGCTGACCGGCTACTGCTACCGGATGCTCGGCTCGGGCGCCGACGCCGACGACGCGGTCCAGGAGACCCTCGTCCGCGCCTGGCGCGCCTACGACCGCTTCGAGGGGCGGGCGTCGGTGCGGACCTGGCTGTACCGGATCGCCACCAACGTCTGCCTGGACCAGGTGCGCGGCCGCAAGCGGCGGGCCCGGCCCATGGACCTCGGGCCGTCCACGACCGTGGCCGCCGCCGAGTTGATCGAGCGCGACGCGGCCACCTGGGTCGAGCCGGTGCCCGACGGCGCCGTGCTGCCTACGGCCGGCGACCCGGCGGAGCTCGCCGTCGCCCGCGAGACGGTCCGCCTCGCGTTCGTGGCGGCGCTGCAGCACCTGCCGCCGCGACAGCGGGCGGTGCTGCTGCTGCGCGAGGTGTTGCAGTGGCACGCCGACGAGGTCGCGCAACTGCTCGACACGACCGTCGCGTCGGTGAACTCGGCGTTGCAGCGGGCGCGGGCGACGCTGGCGAACCGGACCCCTGCCGAGACCGACCCGCTGCGTCCGGACGACCCGGCACAGCGGGAGCTGCTGGCGCGCTACGTGGACGCCTTCGAGCGCTACGACATGGACGCCCTGGCCGCGCTGCTGCGCGAGGACGCGATCCAGAACATGCCACCCTACGACCTGTGGCTGCAGGGCCGGGACCAACTGGTGGCGTGGATGGTCAGTCCGGGACCGGACGAGTGCCGCGGCTCACGGCTGCTGGCCGTCGAGGCCAACGGCATGCCGGCCTTCGCTCAGTACCGACCGGATCCCGGCGGCGGCCACCGTGCCTGGGCGTTGCAGGTGCTCGAGATCGTCGACGGGCGGATCCTGGCCTTCAACAGCTTCCTCGACGTCGAGCGCCTGTTCCCGCGGTTCGGCCTCCCCCTGCTACGAAACTTTGGGGCAGTACACCGCGGTCTATGA
- a CDS encoding STAS domain-containing protein — translation MGADRTDEPPAAGPGERTLVVVLDADARPGWCVGARRLMLADEAAVVVLDVSAVGAPDAATVDALARVLLTARRLGRTVRLRGVGPPLHELLLLFGLTDVLPGEAPGTRSSADVQPGPLIGGEARSRPTASTNRFSS, via the coding sequence GTGGGGGCAGACCGCACCGACGAACCGCCTGCGGCGGGTCCGGGGGAGCGAACCCTGGTGGTCGTCCTGGACGCCGACGCGCGGCCCGGCTGGTGCGTGGGGGCGCGACGACTCATGCTCGCCGACGAGGCCGCCGTCGTCGTTCTCGACGTCTCTGCCGTGGGGGCACCGGACGCGGCCACCGTCGACGCGCTCGCCCGCGTCCTGCTGACGGCGAGGCGTCTCGGCCGCACGGTGCGGTTGCGTGGGGTCGGGCCGCCCCTGCACGAGCTGCTGCTCCTGTTCGGGCTCACCGACGTCCTGCCGGGCGAGGCACCCGGGACCCGGTCGTCGGCAGACGTCCAACCGGGACCCCTCATCGGTGGAGAAGCGCGATCTCGTCCGACCGCCTCGACAAACCGCTTCAGTAGCTAA
- a CDS encoding aminotransferase class V-fold PLP-dependent enzyme — translation MATSTTDELAERRLATARAEFDAEVVHLDSATLGLPPRRTVQALERTLDEWRRGVTDAAAFDAVVEASRRDYARLVGVEPAHVAVGSQVSAFVGLVAASLPPGSEVLTATDDFTSVLFPLLAQQARGVTVREAPLERLAEAVTASTGLVAVSAVQSADGRLTDLDDLVAACDAVGARTLVDTTQAAGWLPVDAGRFTYTTGGGYKWLLAPRGTAFFTIGPDHVDQLLPVAASWYAGEDRWSSIYGGPLRLATDARRFDVSPAWQSWVGQAASLELLLEVGTQALHHHACAQAARFCAAVGLPFAGSAIVSARADGAVPGLLADAGIRAATRAGRLRLAFHVSTSAADTDLAAAVLDGHLAP, via the coding sequence GTGGCGACGTCGACGACCGACGAGCTCGCGGAGCGGCGGCTCGCGACCGCGCGGGCGGAGTTCGACGCCGAGGTCGTCCACCTCGACAGTGCCACGCTCGGTCTGCCGCCGCGTCGGACCGTCCAGGCACTCGAGCGCACCCTCGACGAGTGGCGCCGCGGTGTGACCGACGCGGCCGCCTTCGACGCCGTCGTCGAGGCGAGCCGCCGCGACTACGCCCGGCTGGTCGGCGTCGAACCCGCCCATGTCGCGGTCGGCTCACAGGTGTCGGCGTTCGTCGGACTCGTGGCCGCCTCCCTGCCGCCGGGCAGCGAGGTGCTGACCGCCACCGACGACTTCACCAGCGTGCTGTTCCCCCTGCTGGCCCAGCAGGCCCGCGGCGTCACCGTCCGCGAGGCGCCGCTCGAACGGCTCGCGGAGGCCGTCACCGCGTCGACCGGGCTGGTGGCCGTCTCGGCCGTGCAGTCCGCCGACGGGCGGCTGACCGACCTCGACGACCTGGTGGCCGCCTGCGATGCGGTCGGCGCCCGCACGTTGGTCGACACCACCCAGGCGGCCGGCTGGCTGCCGGTCGACGCCGGTCGGTTCACCTACACGACCGGTGGCGGTTACAAGTGGCTGCTCGCCCCCCGCGGCACGGCGTTCTTCACCATCGGTCCCGATCACGTCGACCAGCTGCTGCCGGTCGCGGCGAGCTGGTACGCCGGGGAGGACCGGTGGTCGAGCATCTACGGCGGCCCGCTGCGGCTGGCCACCGACGCGCGACGGTTCGACGTCTCGCCGGCATGGCAGTCGTGGGTCGGCCAGGCGGCGTCGCTCGAACTGTTGCTCGAGGTCGGGACCCAGGCCCTGCACCACCATGCCTGCGCCCAGGCTGCCCGGTTCTGTGCCGCGGTGGGGCTGCCGTTCGCCGGCTCGGCGATCGTCTCGGCGCGTGCCGACGGCGCCGTTCCCGGACTGCTGGCCGACGCCGGGATCCGGGCGGCGACCCGGGCCGGACGCCTTCGCCTGGCCTTCCACGTCTCGACCAGCGCTGCGGACACCGACCTGGCCGCAGCGGTCCTCGACGGCCACCTCGCGCCCTGA
- a CDS encoding NUDIX domain-containing protein, which produces MTRRSAGLLVYRQSDGGLEVLLAHLGGPFFARRDVGAWTLPKGEYEPDETPSSAARREFREELGLDPPHGELVELGEVRQSGGKRVTAFAVAGDPDPDAIVPGTFLLEWPRGSGHERAFPEVDRVAWFDPDTARAKLVTAQRAFVDRLEAHLAGR; this is translated from the coding sequence GTGACGAGGCGCAGCGCGGGCCTGCTGGTGTACCGGCAGTCCGACGGCGGCCTCGAGGTCCTGCTCGCGCACCTGGGCGGGCCGTTCTTCGCCCGTCGGGACGTCGGCGCGTGGACGCTGCCCAAGGGCGAGTACGAGCCCGACGAGACGCCGTCCTCCGCTGCCCGGCGGGAGTTCCGCGAGGAGCTCGGGCTCGACCCACCGCACGGGGAGCTGGTCGAGCTCGGCGAGGTCCGTCAGTCGGGCGGCAAGCGGGTGACGGCCTTCGCCGTGGCCGGTGACCCCGACCCGGACGCGATCGTGCCCGGCACCTTCCTGCTCGAGTGGCCCCGCGGCTCGGGGCACGAACGCGCCTTCCCGGAGGTCGACCGGGTGGCCTGGTTCGATCCGGACACCGCACGGGCGAAGTTGGTGACGGCCCAGCGGGCCTTCGTCGACCGGCTCGAGGCGCACCTCGCCGGTCGGTGA